A window of the Dermatophagoides farinae isolate YC_2012a chromosome 2, ASM2471394v1, whole genome shotgun sequence genome harbors these coding sequences:
- the LOC124496611 gene encoding putative glucosylceramidase 4 isoform X2, with amino-acid sequence MGPLPKTPAGIIQVYETSRNGHRFRPRQFNFQTIQSRYNVDIRISLNRKKRYQKIIGFGGAFSDSSGLNIKKLSQKLQIRLLRDYFGSDGIEYSAGRIPIGGTDFSPRPYTYADNPGNETLSNFSLQTEDFQYKIPYIKMAQKFSSQRILYFGSAWGPPAWMKTNNDISHGGYLRGRPEGKYYKMFAQYIVKFIQAYQKQNIHIWGITIVNEPIKGTDPEWKWNCLALNSTLERDFLKLDLGPELYRNGFKRDRIAVMIYDDQLPRMKSFAETIMNDENAAKYVSGVAFHWYENDHANRNDMDDLYKKYPGIFILASEACELRKNDSHRVHLGSWKAFNHYANDIIEDLNHYSSGWIDWNLALNTEGGPSWAGNLVDAPIIINTTGNEYYKQPTFYAMGHFSKFLTPDSIRLHFDLIEAKQLQTVQATVFERPDYGIVMIILNQNKEKKFVEISDPKRGQLIFEMQSESMASFLWY; translated from the exons ATGGGACCCTTGCCAAAAACACCCGCCGGTATTATTCAAGTTTATGAAACCAGTCGAAATGGACATCGTTTTCGACCTagacaattcaattttcaaaccaTTCAATCTAGATACAATGTTGACATTCGAATAAGTTTGAATCGTAAAAAACGATATCAGAAAATTATTGGATTTGGTGGTGCATTTTCAGATTCATCCGGtttaaatattaaaaaactTTCACAAAAACTACAGATTCGTTTGTTGCGGGATTATTTTGGATCAGACGGTATCGAATACAGTGCTGGCCGCATACCAATAGGTGGAACAGACTTTTCTCCACGACCATATACTTATGCGGATAATCCCGGCAATGAAACGTTATCTAATTTTAGTCTACAAACTGaagattttcaatataag ATtccatatataaaaatggcACAAAAATTCAGTTCACAAagaattctttattttggCAGCGCTTGGGGTCCACCTGCAtggatgaaaacaaacaatgatatCAGTCATGGAGGATATCTCAGAGGTCGACCTGAAGGAAAATATTACAAAATGTTTGCCCAATATATCGTCAAATTTATACAAGcatatcaaaaacaaaacattcacaTCTGGGGAATAACTATTGTGAATGAACCGATAAAAGGAACAGATCCCGAGTGGAAATGGAATTGCTTGGCACTTAATTCAACTTTAGAACGTGATTTTCTCAAACTAGATCTTGGACCTGAATTGTATCGAAATGGATTCAAAAGAGATCGGATTGCAGTGATGATTTACGATGATCAATTGCCTCGAATGAAATCCTTTGCGGAAAccataatgaatgatgaaaatgcaGCCAAATATGTTTCCGGTGTTGCTTTTCATTggtatgaaaatgatcatgcTAACCGTAATGATATGGATGATCTGTATAAAAAATATCCTGGTATTTTTATACTGGCATCTGAAGCTTGTGAGCTACGAAAAAATGACAGCCACCGTGTTCATTTAGGTAGTTGGAAAgcattcaatcattatgCCAATGATATCATCGAAgatttaaatcattattcatcagGGTGGATTGACTGGAATTTGGCACTTAATACCGAAGGTGGTCCTAGTTGGGCAGGAAATCTGGTCGATGcaccgatcatcatcaatacgaCTGGAAATGAATATTACAAGCAACCAACATTTTATGCTATGGGACATTTTAGTAAATTTTTAACGCCTGATTCTATTCGgcttcattttgatttgatcgaaGCGAAACAATTACAAACAGTCCAGGCAACAGTTTTTGAGCGTCCTGATTATGGAATTgtaatgattatattgaatcaaaacaaagagaaaaaatttgtcgaAATTTCTGATCCTAAACGAGGACAATTGATATTTGAAATGCAATCTGAATCAATGGCAAGTTTTCTTTGGTACTAA
- the LOC124496611 gene encoding lysosomal acid glucosylceramidase isoform X1: MKTTKMFSKSKYFMIYISLFMILFVKINYANIECQRRYYDQDSFVCVCNEKTCDTFDQLKKTPIGVVQVYETSRDGFRFQSSHINFTNDDNILSNNDNHIRINVDKTKKYQKIIGFGGAFTDATGLNIATLSEKLQSKLIENYFGSNGIEYTLGRIPIGGSDFSSRPYTYDDYNDDDTLSKFSLQMEDHQFKIPYLKMAQKISPNKLYYYGSPWSSPRWMKTNNDIRHGGLLKGQPGGKYYQLFARYIVRFLQEYEKQNISMWGITIENEPAAGFDSHYQWNCLGFNSSLERDFIKLDLGPELYRNGYTKNKLAVMIYDDQMPQMKTFTETVMSDEEAAKYVSGVAFHWYHNDEADRRDMDKLNAQFPTIFLLATEACEEWKNHPKKVHLGSWHLMNRYANDIIQDLNHYATGWTDWNLALDLKGGPNWVGNMVDAPIIINATANEFYKQPSFYAMGHFSKFLPPNSTRINFKIESNHVHAIDATTFLRPDGSLVMVLLNSNQQTIPIQVYDPERGHFQLVMKSESIATLLWY; the protein is encoded by the exons atgaaaacgacaaaaatgttttcaaaatcaaaatattttatgatttacatttcattgtttatgATTCTTTTTGTAAAGATAAATTATG cCAACATCGAATGTCAACGTAGATACTATGACCAAGATTCGTTTGTCTGTgtatgtaatgaaaaaacttgtgacacatttgatcaattgaaaaaaacaccaaTCGGAGTTGTTCAGGTGTATGAAACAAGTCGTGATGGCTTTCGATTTCAATCAAGTCATATAAATTTtaccaatgatgacaatattctgtccaacaatgataatcacattcgaatcaatgtggataaaacaaaaaaatatcagaAAATTATCGGTTTCGGTGGTGCATTCACTGATGCTACTGGTTTGAATATCGCTACACTCTCGGAGAAACTTCAATccaaattaattgaaaattattttggatCTAATGGAATCGAATACACACTTGGTCGTATACCGATTGGTGGTTCGGATTTTTCTTCTCGTCCATACActtatgatgattacaatgatgatgatactttGTCAAAATTTAGCTTACAAATGGAAGATCATCAGTTCAAG ATTCcatatttgaaaatggcACAAAAAATTAGCCCCaataaattatattattatggaaGTCCATGGAGTTCTCCGCGTTGGATGAAGACAAACAATGATATTAGACATGGTGGCCTGCTCAAAGGCCAACCAGGAGGAAAATATTATCAACTTTTTGCACGATACATTGTACGATTTCTCCAAGAATATGAGAagcaaaatatttcaatgtgGGGAATaaccattgaaaatgaaccaGCTGCCGGTTTTGATTCTCATTATCAATGGAATTGTTTgggattcaattcatcattggaacGAGATTTTATAAAGCTTGATCTCGGCCCTGAACTATATCGAAATGGCTataccaaaaataaattagcTGTCATGATTTACGATGATCAAATGCCACAGATGAAAACATTTACGGAAACAGTAATGTCCGATGAAGAAGCTGCCAAATATGTGTCGGGTGTTGCTTTTCATTGGTATCACAATGATGAAGCTGACCGGCGTGATATGGATAAATTGAATGCGCAATTTCCAACCATTTTTCTTCTGGCAACGGAAGCATGTGAAGAGTGGAAaaatcatccaaaaaaagTCCACCTTGGAAGCTGGCATCTAATGAATCGCTATGCCAACGACATCATACAAGATTTGAACCATTATGCAACTGGATGGACCGACTGGAACCTGGCATTAGATTTAAAAGGTGGTCCAAATTGGGTTGGCAATATGGTTGATGCtccgataataatcaatgcaacggcaaatgaattttacaaACAGCCATCATTCTATGCTATGGGCCATTTTAGTAAATTTTTGCCACCAAATTCAACAcgaattaatttcaaaatcgaatcaaatcatgtACACGCTATCGATGCTACAACATTTTTGAGACCTGATGGATCTTTAGTGATGGTTTTATTGAATAGTAATCAACAAACTATTCCCATTCAAGTGTATGACCCAGAACGAGGACATTTTCAATTAGTTATGAAATCCGAATCAATTGCCACTCTTCTTTGGTACTAA